The window TTCGAGCCCGACTCGAGGATCAGTCGGGCAGGATCTCAGACCCGGCCTCGCCACGCAAGGCAGCGGCCAGATTTCCGGGCGTGGTGATAATGACGCGCTTCCCACCGCGCTCGATGAATTTGAGGGCTGCCTTGACCTTCGGCCCCATCGAGCCGGCCGGGAAGTGCCCTTCTGCAACGAGAGCGAGCAATTCTGACACATAAAGCTTCGGGTGGTGCTTCTCGTCGGGCTTCTTGTAATTTGTGTAGATGCCGTCGGCCCCGGTCATGATCAGGAAGGTCTCGATGCCGAGTTCATTCGCCAACAGCGCCGAGGCGAGGTCCTTGTCGATCACGCCGTCAACGCCGTGCAGGTCGGTGCCCTTCCGAACGACGGGAATTCCTCCCCCGCCGCAGGCGATGACCGTCGCGCCGGCATCATAGAGCTTCCGAATGGAATTGAGCTCGATGATCGCCTTGGGCTCCGGCGAGGCGATGACGCGCCTCCAGCCGCGGCCTGGGTCTTCCTTCACGATCCAGCCCTCTTCCTCGTGCTTCTTCTTGGCGTCTTCCTCGGTCATGAAGGAGCCGATGTACTTCGTGGGGTTCTTCATGGCCGGGTCGTCTGGATCGACAAGGACCTGGGTGACGATCGTTGCGATGGGGGCGTCCAAGCCCTGCCGATTCAGGCAGTTGCGCAAACTCTGCTGAATCATGTATCCCATGCCGCCCTGGCTGTCCGAGACGCA of the bacterium genome contains:
- a CDS encoding carbamate kinase yields the protein MKKLLIALGGNAIVGPGERGTLEEQFQHTDETMTELAQLIKEDMIESFILTHGNGPQVGNIITRSEYCTKILYPLTVDVCVSDSQGGMGYMIQQSLRNCLNRQGLDAPIATIVTQVLVDPDDPAMKNPTKYIGSFMTEEDAKKKHEEEGWIVKEDPGRGWRRVIASPEPKAIIELNSIRKLYDAGATVIACGGGGIPVVRKGTDLHGVDGVIDKDLASALLANELGIETFLIMTGADGIYTNYKKPDEKHHPKLYVSELLALVAEGHFPAGSMGPKVKAALKFIERGGKRVIITTPGNLAAALRGEAGSEILPD